GAGAATTTGAAGGATTTGTAGCAATGGTAAATAAGGAAATGTCCAAAAAATTTGCTACATTGGTAACTAAtgcagaaaaatttataccaAAACTCCCTTGGGgcaaagattttgaaaaagatgaatTTCTAAGACCTGATTTTACTTCATTGgatgttttaacattttcgGGATCTGGTATTCCTGCAggtataaatattccaaattatgATGAAATTAGACAATCAGAaggatttaaaaatgtttctttggGTAATGTAATTCCtgcaaatatgaaattagatGTAATACCATTTTTATCTGAACATGATCAAACTTTGATGAATACTTATAGAGTAGCTAGCTTTGAAGTACAAGTTGCTTTGCATGAACTTCTTGGTCATGGAACAGGTAAACTATTGAAACAATTAGAATCTGgttcatataatttcaatattggaaaaataaaaaatccttttactggagaattaataaataaatattttttacctgGTGAAACATATGATTCGAAATTTGGGTCATTGGGATCATCTTATGAGGAATGCAGAGCAGAAGCAGttggattatatttatctttagaaaaagatatattaaatatatttggatatGAAGGTTCTGAGGcagatgatataatatatgtaaattggTTATGTCTATTATGGACTGGTTGTGCAAAAGCTTTAGAAATGTATCAACCATCAACTGGAAAATGGTTACAAGCTCATTCTCAAGCAAGATATGTTTTACTTAGAGTTTGTTTAGAAGCTGGCAATGATTTTGTTAATGTTGTAGAATCTGAGCCtggaaagaatttattattaactgttaatagaacaaaaattttaacagttgGTAAAAAAGCAATTGGagattttttaactaaattacaaatttataaaagtacaGGTGATATTGAAGCAGCCagaaaaatgtatgaaaaatatagtgAAGTACCTGACATAGAACCACATCCATGGGCACGTTGGAGGGATATAGTTTTAGCTCACAAAGAACCCCGAAAGATATTTGTACAATCTAATACATTCGTTAAtggtttgtatttaaatagtaatatatattacaaaattttacaattatactactattaaataatttgtttattgtgGAAATAGATGAAAATGAAGTACAATTGAAAAACTATGAACCCAATTTTGCTGGATTGATTCAATCTTGGATAGAAAGATTTCCTTCTACAGATATTTCGCAAACACTTAttgaaattatggaaaaagataaacaacattttatattcgaagattaactatttaatacaagtattacaaaaatattttttgtttttttgatatatactgtaacatttgtatatgtatatgtggataagaatcataatcataaaaaacaatgccatttattatttttacaaatattttattgaataagaattttgtataaaataaatttattacaaatatttaacaaatatatcttaaaataaaatatattctcaaaaatataaaaacattttttttattatatattatatatattatttatatataatattatataataatatataatatataataaaaataatattatcgatatatatatgttcatcaatatacatttatattcattgtgATTTTTTACGTCattgaatatgtaatatttctctataataACATACACGTCACGCGCGTGCGCGTGCACACGCATATACTCACAAA
This DNA window, taken from Apis cerana isolate GH-2021 linkage group LG5, AcerK_1.0, whole genome shotgun sequence, encodes the following:
- the LOC107997841 gene encoding dipeptidyl peptidase 3; the encoded protein is MLYTWPFYWQKIVSKTKIQHFIRTFSFNITVKIKKSGSIILNTNKKIKYFENNFISSVKLLSTNMSEDISLFTLPNKQPIIALECDTAFNALTKNEKLYAHYLSQAAWNGGLIVFVQTSPESPLIFALLHKIFISETINELKNSAFNVNINEDEFTAFLVYSCGIFANAGNYKSFGDSKIIPNLPKDKFETIIKVSKAYKNNPKNIEEIWNKIQNIIYSIKGKLKSLGLNEKGITTYFSANCTEKDAELVNDFMQSKGLECYNTRCFKIANYQNDCKFDTYEIRLASVETNNDSNITLSEEVFKNAKFRITKGDYSKLLIPVVHNLQKAKEYAVNEIEKNMLNKYIEHFQTGSLQDHKDGSRLWIKDKGPVIETYIGFIETYRDPAGQRGEFEGFVAMVNKEMSKKFATLVTNAEKFIPKLPWGKDFEKDEFLRPDFTSLDVLTFSGSGIPAGINIPNYDEIRQSEGFKNVSLGNVIPANMKLDVIPFLSEHDQTLMNTYRVASFEVQVALHELLGHGTGKLLKQLESGSYNFNIGKIKNPFTGELINKYFLPGETYDSKFGSLGSSYEECRAEAVGLYLSLEKDILNIFGYEGSEADDIIYVNWLCLLWTGCAKALEMYQPSTGKWLQAHSQARYVLLRVCLEAGNDFVNVVESEPGKNLLLTVNRTKILTVGKKAIGDFLTKLQIYKSTGDIEAARKMYEKYSEVPDIEPHPWARWRDIVLAHKEPRKIFVQSNTFVNDENEVQLKNYEPNFAGLIQSWIERFPSTDISQTLIEIMEKDKQHFIFED